The following are encoded together in the Acanthochromis polyacanthus isolate Apoly-LR-REF ecotype Palm Island chromosome 14, KAUST_Apoly_ChrSc, whole genome shotgun sequence genome:
- the usp37 gene encoding ubiquitin carboxyl-terminal hydrolase 37 isoform X1 — protein MATIVPKLSSGGAVKIRFNSIELGTTRWKEGTFEILEKDNKVSLCLRFNCGGPSRTFQLNQNVKHVTQNLNRIILTLKDGSIITLDKMPTSLVQKTKDYLERLKQGKPVLKSSHGSANFSVLTNRSAKNEANPSGERQTTPRRQSAEGREDTTPRKPLGSPSRAASTPTRTGLSENRSEKRKRLLNSESDLTEDYPKENDSSSNNKATSDPSRKFLLSCKDKLKQAEENRSSAPLGSAPLQPSSFYGSRSMTKDYSQSHSFLDRPSSTVQTTAAKRSLMLPNHSTPFKKVRPSLDYGGWNKQRPSTLSQPQPPLQGFSNLGNTCYMNAILQSLFSLPSFSSDMLRQSIPWKKVPINALLRRFAHLMVKKDVGCPETKKDLLRKVKSAISSTAERFSGNMQNDAHEFLSQCLDQLKDDVEKMNKSWTNDAAASSSSSVVSDNGQDTTTMSSAVKTEPGEDVDTSRIYTCPVAVNMEFEVQHTITCKGCGEVVTKREQFNDLSIDLPRRKKTLPLRSIQDSLDLFFRMEEIEYSCEKCNGKAATVTHKFSKLPRVLILHLKRYSFNAQLSLNSKLGQQVVIPRYLTLLSHCTESTRPPISLGWSSQASVSRALKTSQSVNSSSAPLRRMGGKVANSSCASILVDSDCEEEPNRKVNASRKRRLSTCLPEDDDRPEERGATIDSADFGGINDDEMLAAVLEMSRQEAGLSAPSSLEDEPTSSPDTGFGDTDARDLAYHSDLLETDGKQSADVLDSLDLTMDENKENQTPEGVQQQGELDWVQQYSLDQEREEQELQQALAQSLQEHEAQEMREDDDLKRATELSLQEFNSSLPELLCSDDDSGNEDVLDMEYTEAETENLKRNAESGDLANSFRLISVVSHIGSSSSSGHYISDVYDMKKQSWLTYNDLDVSRTQEAAVQRDRDRSGYIFFYMHKDVFEQSSEMERSGASSTAEAGRNVLQPL, from the exons ATGGCAACCATAGTGCCCAAACTCTCCAGTGGTGGCGCTGTTAAGATCCGCTTCAACAGCATAGAGCTGGGCACCACCAGATGGAAGGAGGGAACTTTTGAAATTTTGGAGAAGGACAATAAAGTCAGCCTCTGTCTAAGATTCAACTGTGGTGGACCTTCCAGAACTTTCCAg CTGAACCAGAACGTGAAGCATGTTACTCAGAATCTGAATCGGATCATACTGACTTTGAAGGACGGCAGCATCATCACCTTGGATAAGATGCCCACATCTTTGGTTCAGAAGACTAAAGATTACCTGGAAAGGCTGAAGCAGGGAAAGCCGG ttttaaaatcatCCCATGGAAGTGCAAATTTCAGCGTTCTTACTAACCGCTCTGCgaaaaatgaagcaaacccCTCCGGTGAAAGACAG ACAACACCACGACGGCAGAGTGCAGAGGGCCGAGAGGACACAACGCCACGGAAGCCTCTGGGCAGCCCGAGTAGAGCAGCTTCCACTCCCACCCGCACCGGACTGTCTGAAAACCG GAGTGAGAAAAGAAAGAGGCTCCTTAATTCTGAAAGTGACCTCACTGAGGACTACCCCAAGGAAAATGACTCCTCAAG CAACAACAAGGCCACTTCAGATCCATCCAGGAAGTTTCTACTGAGCTGCAAAGACAAGCTGAAGCAGGCAGAGGAGAACAGGAGCTCAG CTCCACTGGGTTCAGCTCCCCTTCAGCCATCATCATTCTATGGAAGCCGATCCATGACTAAAGACTACAGCCAGAGCCACTCTTTTCTGGACAG GCCATCCAGTACTGTGCAGACCACAGCAGCCAAGAGAAGCCTCATGCTCCCCAACCACTCCACTCCCTTCAAGAAGGTACGACCCTCTCTGGATTATGGTGGCTGGAACAAGCAGAGGCCCTCTACCCTGTCACAGCCTCAGCCTCCACTCCAAGG attttccaATTTGGGCAACACTTGCTACATGAATGCCATCCTGCAGTCCCTCTTCAGCCTCCCCTCCTTCTCCAGTGACATGCTGAGGCAGAGCATCCCTTGGAAGAAAGTGCCCATCAACGCATTGCTCAG GCGTTTTGCTCATCTTATGGTCAAGAAGGATGTGGGCTGTccagagacaaaaaaggacCTCTTGAGGAAAGTGAAGAGTGCCATCTCCTCCACGGCTGAACGTTTCTCAGGAAACATGCAGAAT GATGCTCATGAATTTTTGAGTCAGTGTTTGGACCAGCTGAAGGACGATGtagaaaaaatgaacaagagCTGGACAAACGATGctgctgcctcctcatcgtcttCTGTGGTGAGTGATAACGGTCAGGACACAACAACCATGTCATCGGCAGTCAAGACAGAGCCTGGAGAAGATGTGGACACCTCCCGCATCTACACCTGTCCTGTAGCAGTTAACATGGAATTTGAGGTGCAACACACCATCACCTGCAAAGG CTGTGGGGAGGTGGTGACCAAGCGAGAGCAGTTTAATGACTTGTCCATCGACTTACCACGCAGAAAGAAAACCCTCCCACTTCGCTCGATCCAGGATTCTCTGGATCTCTTCTTTAGG atgGAGGAGATTGAGTACTCGTGTGAAAAGTGCAATGGCAAAGCAGCAACAGTTACGCATAAATTCAGCAAACTACCCAG AGTGCTCATCCTGCACCTGAAACGCTACAGCTTTAACGCCCAGCTGTCCCTGAACAGCAAGCTGGGCCAGCAGGTGGTGATCCCTCGATACCTGACCCTGCTGTCCCACTGTACTGAATCTACAAGACCCCCCATCAGTCTTGGCTGGAGTTCCCAAGCCTCTGT ATCCAGAGCACTTAAAACGTCACAGTCAGTCAactcctcctcagctcctctccG AAGGATGGGAGGCAAAGTAGCCAACTCCAGCTGTGCCTCGATCCTCGTGGACTCGGACTGTGAGGAGGAGCCTAACAGAAAGGTGAACGCAAGTCGTAAGCGTCGCCTCAGCACCTGTCTGCCTGAAGACGATGACCGCCCGGAAGAG AGGGGAGCCACGATAGATTCAGCAGACTTTGGTGGCataaatgatgatgaaatgCTGGCTGCTGTGCTGGAGATGAGTCGTCAAGAGGCTGGGCTCTCAGCACCATCTTCCCTGGAAGACGAGCCAACCAGCAGTCCCGACACAGGATTTGGGGACACAGATGCCCGTGACCTTGCCTATCACTCAGATCTGCTTGAAACGGATGGCAAACAGTCTGCAG ATGTGCTGGACTCCCTGGACTTGACCATGGATGAAAACAAGGAGAACCAGACTCCAGAGGGTGTGCAGCAGCAAGGAGAGCTGGACTGGGTCCAGCAGTACAGTCTGGATCAGGAGAGGGAAGAACAGGAGCTACAGCAGGCTCTCGCCCAGAGTCTCCAAGAGCAT GAGGCCCAAGAGATGAGAGAAGATGATGATCTGAAGAGGGCAACTGAGCTCAGCTTGCAAG AGTTTAACAGCTCCCTGCCTGAGCTGCTGTGTTCTGACGACGATTCTGGCAATGAGGATGTGCTTGACATGGAGTACACTGAAGCAGAGACTGAAAATCTCAAGAGAAACGCTGAG AGCGGAGACTTGGCCAACTCTTTTAGACTCATCAGTGTTGTCAGTCACATCGGGAGCAGCTCCTCTTCTG GCCATTATATCAGTGACGTGTACGACATGAAGAAACAGTCCTGGCTGACCTACAATGACCTGGACGTTTCACGCACACAGGAAGCGGCCGTGCAGCGAGACCGTGACCGCAGTGGATACATCTTCTTCTACATGCACAA AGATGTGTTTGAGCAGTCGTCTGAGATGGAGAGATCTGGAGCCAGCAGCACTGCCGAGGCAGGGAGGAATGTCCTGCAGCCCCTCTGA
- the usp37 gene encoding ubiquitin carboxyl-terminal hydrolase 37 isoform X2, with product MATIVPKLSSGGAVKIRFNSIELGTTRWKEGTFEILEKDNKVSLCLRFNCGGPSRTFQLNQNVKHVTQNLNRIILTLKDGSIITLDKMPTSLVQKTKDYLERLKQGKPVLKSSHGSANFSVLTNRSAKNEANPSGERQTTPRRQSAEGREDTTPRKPLGSPSRAASTPTRTGLSENRSEKRKRLLNSESDLTEDYPKENDSSSNNKATSDPSRKFLLSCKDKLKQAEENRSSAPLGSAPLQPSSFYGSRSMTKDYSQSHSFLDRPSSTVQTTAAKRSLMLPNHSTPFKKVRPSLDYGGWNKQRPSTLSQPQPPLQGFSNLGNTCYMNAILQSLFSLPSFSSDMLRQSIPWKKVPINALLRRFAHLMVKKDVGCPETKKDLLRKVKSAISSTAERFSGNMQNDAHEFLSQCLDQLKDDVEKMNKSWTNDAAASSSSSVVSDNGQDTTTMSSAVKTEPGEDVDTSRIYTCPVAVNMEFEVQHTITCKGCGEVVTKREQFNDLSIDLPRRKKTLPLRSIQDSLDLFFRMEEIEYSCEKCNGKAATVTHKFSKLPRVLILHLKRYSFNAQLSLNSKLGQQVVIPRYLTLLSHCTESTRPPISLGWSSQASVSRALKTSQSVNSSSAPLRMGGKVANSSCASILVDSDCEEEPNRKVNASRKRRLSTCLPEDDDRPEERGATIDSADFGGINDDEMLAAVLEMSRQEAGLSAPSSLEDEPTSSPDTGFGDTDARDLAYHSDLLETDGKQSADVLDSLDLTMDENKENQTPEGVQQQGELDWVQQYSLDQEREEQELQQALAQSLQEHEAQEMREDDDLKRATELSLQEFNSSLPELLCSDDDSGNEDVLDMEYTEAETENLKRNAESGDLANSFRLISVVSHIGSSSSSGHYISDVYDMKKQSWLTYNDLDVSRTQEAAVQRDRDRSGYIFFYMHKDVFEQSSEMERSGASSTAEAGRNVLQPL from the exons ATGGCAACCATAGTGCCCAAACTCTCCAGTGGTGGCGCTGTTAAGATCCGCTTCAACAGCATAGAGCTGGGCACCACCAGATGGAAGGAGGGAACTTTTGAAATTTTGGAGAAGGACAATAAAGTCAGCCTCTGTCTAAGATTCAACTGTGGTGGACCTTCCAGAACTTTCCAg CTGAACCAGAACGTGAAGCATGTTACTCAGAATCTGAATCGGATCATACTGACTTTGAAGGACGGCAGCATCATCACCTTGGATAAGATGCCCACATCTTTGGTTCAGAAGACTAAAGATTACCTGGAAAGGCTGAAGCAGGGAAAGCCGG ttttaaaatcatCCCATGGAAGTGCAAATTTCAGCGTTCTTACTAACCGCTCTGCgaaaaatgaagcaaacccCTCCGGTGAAAGACAG ACAACACCACGACGGCAGAGTGCAGAGGGCCGAGAGGACACAACGCCACGGAAGCCTCTGGGCAGCCCGAGTAGAGCAGCTTCCACTCCCACCCGCACCGGACTGTCTGAAAACCG GAGTGAGAAAAGAAAGAGGCTCCTTAATTCTGAAAGTGACCTCACTGAGGACTACCCCAAGGAAAATGACTCCTCAAG CAACAACAAGGCCACTTCAGATCCATCCAGGAAGTTTCTACTGAGCTGCAAAGACAAGCTGAAGCAGGCAGAGGAGAACAGGAGCTCAG CTCCACTGGGTTCAGCTCCCCTTCAGCCATCATCATTCTATGGAAGCCGATCCATGACTAAAGACTACAGCCAGAGCCACTCTTTTCTGGACAG GCCATCCAGTACTGTGCAGACCACAGCAGCCAAGAGAAGCCTCATGCTCCCCAACCACTCCACTCCCTTCAAGAAGGTACGACCCTCTCTGGATTATGGTGGCTGGAACAAGCAGAGGCCCTCTACCCTGTCACAGCCTCAGCCTCCACTCCAAGG attttccaATTTGGGCAACACTTGCTACATGAATGCCATCCTGCAGTCCCTCTTCAGCCTCCCCTCCTTCTCCAGTGACATGCTGAGGCAGAGCATCCCTTGGAAGAAAGTGCCCATCAACGCATTGCTCAG GCGTTTTGCTCATCTTATGGTCAAGAAGGATGTGGGCTGTccagagacaaaaaaggacCTCTTGAGGAAAGTGAAGAGTGCCATCTCCTCCACGGCTGAACGTTTCTCAGGAAACATGCAGAAT GATGCTCATGAATTTTTGAGTCAGTGTTTGGACCAGCTGAAGGACGATGtagaaaaaatgaacaagagCTGGACAAACGATGctgctgcctcctcatcgtcttCTGTGGTGAGTGATAACGGTCAGGACACAACAACCATGTCATCGGCAGTCAAGACAGAGCCTGGAGAAGATGTGGACACCTCCCGCATCTACACCTGTCCTGTAGCAGTTAACATGGAATTTGAGGTGCAACACACCATCACCTGCAAAGG CTGTGGGGAGGTGGTGACCAAGCGAGAGCAGTTTAATGACTTGTCCATCGACTTACCACGCAGAAAGAAAACCCTCCCACTTCGCTCGATCCAGGATTCTCTGGATCTCTTCTTTAGG atgGAGGAGATTGAGTACTCGTGTGAAAAGTGCAATGGCAAAGCAGCAACAGTTACGCATAAATTCAGCAAACTACCCAG AGTGCTCATCCTGCACCTGAAACGCTACAGCTTTAACGCCCAGCTGTCCCTGAACAGCAAGCTGGGCCAGCAGGTGGTGATCCCTCGATACCTGACCCTGCTGTCCCACTGTACTGAATCTACAAGACCCCCCATCAGTCTTGGCTGGAGTTCCCAAGCCTCTGT ATCCAGAGCACTTAAAACGTCACAGTCAGTCAactcctcctcagctcctctccG GATGGGAGGCAAAGTAGCCAACTCCAGCTGTGCCTCGATCCTCGTGGACTCGGACTGTGAGGAGGAGCCTAACAGAAAGGTGAACGCAAGTCGTAAGCGTCGCCTCAGCACCTGTCTGCCTGAAGACGATGACCGCCCGGAAGAG AGGGGAGCCACGATAGATTCAGCAGACTTTGGTGGCataaatgatgatgaaatgCTGGCTGCTGTGCTGGAGATGAGTCGTCAAGAGGCTGGGCTCTCAGCACCATCTTCCCTGGAAGACGAGCCAACCAGCAGTCCCGACACAGGATTTGGGGACACAGATGCCCGTGACCTTGCCTATCACTCAGATCTGCTTGAAACGGATGGCAAACAGTCTGCAG ATGTGCTGGACTCCCTGGACTTGACCATGGATGAAAACAAGGAGAACCAGACTCCAGAGGGTGTGCAGCAGCAAGGAGAGCTGGACTGGGTCCAGCAGTACAGTCTGGATCAGGAGAGGGAAGAACAGGAGCTACAGCAGGCTCTCGCCCAGAGTCTCCAAGAGCAT GAGGCCCAAGAGATGAGAGAAGATGATGATCTGAAGAGGGCAACTGAGCTCAGCTTGCAAG AGTTTAACAGCTCCCTGCCTGAGCTGCTGTGTTCTGACGACGATTCTGGCAATGAGGATGTGCTTGACATGGAGTACACTGAAGCAGAGACTGAAAATCTCAAGAGAAACGCTGAG AGCGGAGACTTGGCCAACTCTTTTAGACTCATCAGTGTTGTCAGTCACATCGGGAGCAGCTCCTCTTCTG GCCATTATATCAGTGACGTGTACGACATGAAGAAACAGTCCTGGCTGACCTACAATGACCTGGACGTTTCACGCACACAGGAAGCGGCCGTGCAGCGAGACCGTGACCGCAGTGGATACATCTTCTTCTACATGCACAA AGATGTGTTTGAGCAGTCGTCTGAGATGGAGAGATCTGGAGCCAGCAGCACTGCCGAGGCAGGGAGGAATGTCCTGCAGCCCCTCTGA